One region of Pseudanabaena sp. BC1403 genomic DNA includes:
- a CDS encoding phospholipase D-like domain-containing protein: MGYLTYSQLHNKYQSLSRRIGYSLILFGITALIAIAVNACKSESGIIPVLPQNPNIQVFFNQNQAARYTDPYRKIERLGDNLERVMIDNVSNSKVSLDIAVQELRLPNIAKAIVDAKLRGVNVRLILENNYSRAWSEFTPEQVEKLNARDRDRYKEFQKFADIDNDGRLSEDELDRRDGLRLIKLTNVPWIDDTADGSKGSGLMHHKFMVIDDQIVLLGSANFTMSDIHGDFTKPQTRGNANNLVRLDSKELAARFKQEFNLMWGDGPNGKPDSLFGTKKPSRKIDYLIVGGAQIRLKFSPDSEDTAREQTSNGLIATAIAGTKSSVDMALFVYSDQFISTILEERQRSNVQIRALVEPQFAYRDYSSTLDMWGFQSTQDCKTGKSSAWKQPIKTVGIPNLVSGDTLHHKFAILDRNLILTGSHNWTNAANHTNDEVLVAIQNETVAAHYQREYDRLYQDVTLGPTAKLVKATSKSCAERVKSIVKPMIENYEF; encoded by the coding sequence ATGGGTTATTTGACCTATTCGCAGCTACATAATAAATATCAATCGCTATCTCGTCGGATAGGTTATTCATTGATACTTTTTGGGATAACTGCACTGATTGCGATCGCGGTGAATGCTTGCAAGTCTGAGTCTGGGATCATTCCTGTTCTACCGCAGAATCCGAATATTCAAGTATTTTTTAATCAAAATCAAGCCGCTCGATACACCGACCCATACCGTAAAATTGAGCGGCTTGGCGACAACCTTGAAAGAGTAATGATTGATAACGTCAGTAACTCTAAAGTCAGTCTTGATATTGCTGTACAGGAATTGCGGTTACCTAATATCGCTAAAGCAATTGTCGATGCAAAATTGCGCGGTGTAAATGTCCGACTAATTCTCGAAAATAACTATAGTCGAGCTTGGAGCGAATTTACCCCTGAGCAAGTTGAGAAACTGAATGCTCGTGATCGCGATCGCTACAAAGAATTTCAAAAGTTTGCCGATATCGATAACGACGGTCGCTTAAGTGAAGATGAATTGGATCGTCGTGATGGTTTACGGCTGATCAAACTCACCAATGTTCCTTGGATTGATGATACTGCTGATGGCTCTAAAGGCAGTGGACTAATGCATCATAAATTTATGGTGATTGATGATCAGATCGTTTTATTGGGTTCAGCAAATTTCACCATGAGCGATATTCATGGTGACTTTACAAAGCCTCAGACTAGAGGTAATGCTAATAATCTTGTTCGTTTAGATAGCAAAGAACTTGCGGCGAGATTTAAGCAAGAATTTAACCTTATGTGGGGAGATGGACCAAATGGGAAGCCTGACAGTTTGTTTGGCACGAAAAAACCTTCCCGTAAAATTGATTATCTCATCGTTGGTGGAGCGCAAATTCGCCTTAAGTTTTCTCCAGATTCTGAAGATACAGCAAGAGAGCAGACGAGTAATGGCCTTATCGCTACAGCGATCGCAGGAACTAAAAGCTCTGTGGATATGGCTCTCTTTGTCTATTCCGATCAATTCATATCCACAATTCTCGAAGAGCGGCAACGGTCGAATGTACAAATTCGGGCACTAGTAGAACCTCAATTCGCTTATCGTGATTACTCGTCAACTCTTGATATGTGGGGATTTCAGTCCACCCAAGATTGCAAAACAGGCAAAAGCAGCGCATGGAAACAACCCATTAAAACCGTTGGCATTCCCAATCTTGTATCTGGAGATACGTTGCATCATAAATTTGCGATTCTCGATCGCAATTTAATTCTTACAGGTTCACACAACTGGACAAATGCCGCAAATCATACGAACGACGAAGTTTTAGTTGCCATTCAAAATGAGACTGTAGCAGCACATTATCAAAGGGAATATGATCGTCTTTATCAAGATGTGACCTTAGGCCCCACTGCAAAACTAGTAAAAGCTACTTCCAAAAGCTGCGCTGAGCGAGTAAAAAGCATTGTAAAGCCCATGATCGAAAATTATGAATTTTAA
- a CDS encoding HhoA/HhoB/HtrA family serine endopeptidase has product MRDSNKKSRYKQPLIYASMLLLGVILGAWAVVSGVRSPNTTVITPVSQVASISPAIAQDSDRVKSISVPRNYVVEAVNRTGPAVVRINASRTVASNQQIPQEFMDDPMFRQFFGDQLRRMPKERVERGTGSGFIINKEGDIITNAHVVSGADKVTVILKDGRQIEGKVLGSDELTDIAVVQVKPDNLPTVSIGSSQNLQPGDWAIAIGNPLGLDNTVTAGIISAIGRNSGQIGVDKRVSFIQTDAAINPGNSGGPLLNQNGEVIGVNTAIIQGAQGLGFAIPIETAQRIAKQIIASGKVSRAYLGIQMVTVDANVKKQVNQDTEFGIKIDEDKGVLITRVVDDSPAAKAGAKRGDVITKFNDKEILTADQVTQLVEDRAVGDKINMEVKRNGQTVALSVETAQFPQKFPN; this is encoded by the coding sequence ATGAGAGACTCAAATAAAAAATCTCGTTACAAGCAACCTTTGATTTATGCTTCGATGCTGCTATTAGGTGTCATCTTGGGAGCTTGGGCAGTTGTGTCTGGAGTGCGATCGCCAAATACAACAGTAATTACCCCTGTTAGTCAGGTTGCATCGATATCACCTGCGATCGCACAGGATAGTGACAGAGTTAAATCGATCTCAGTCCCCCGTAATTACGTCGTGGAGGCAGTTAATCGCACAGGCCCAGCCGTTGTCAGAATAAACGCCTCACGTACTGTCGCTAGTAACCAACAAATTCCTCAGGAATTTATGGACGATCCCATGTTTCGCCAGTTTTTTGGCGATCAACTACGTCGGATGCCAAAGGAACGTGTTGAACGCGGCACTGGTTCGGGCTTTATCATCAACAAAGAAGGTGACATTATCACCAATGCCCACGTTGTTAGTGGTGCTGACAAAGTGACTGTGATTCTTAAAGATGGTCGCCAAATCGAAGGTAAAGTCTTAGGTAGTGATGAACTTACTGACATTGCTGTTGTTCAAGTTAAGCCTGATAATTTGCCTACTGTGAGCATCGGCAGCTCTCAAAATTTACAACCAGGAGACTGGGCGATCGCGATCGGTAATCCTCTTGGCTTAGACAATACCGTTACCGCAGGAATCATCAGTGCGATCGGTCGTAATAGCGGTCAAATAGGAGTCGATAAGCGAGTTAGCTTTATTCAAACTGATGCCGCAATTAATCCTGGAAACTCAGGTGGCCCATTGCTCAATCAAAATGGTGAGGTAATCGGGGTAAACACTGCAATCATTCAAGGCGCTCAGGGATTAGGTTTTGCAATTCCCATTGAAACTGCTCAGCGAATTGCTAAACAGATAATCGCGAGTGGTAAAGTCAGTCGCGCCTATCTTGGTATTCAGATGGTGACAGTTGATGCAAATGTCAAGAAACAAGTCAATCAAGACACTGAGTTTGGTATTAAAATCGACGAAGATAAAGGTGTTCTAATTACTAGAGTTGTTGATGATTCGCCTGCGGCAAAGGCAGGTGCTAAGCGCGGTGATGTAATCACCAAGTTTAACGACAAGGAAATCTTGACGGCAGACCAAGTCACGCAATTAGTGGAAGATCGAGCTGTTGGAGACAAGATTAATATGGAAGTTAAACGCAATGGTCAGACAGTAGCGTTAAGTGTGGAAACTGCTCAGTTCCCACAAAAATTCCCTAACTAG
- the pstB gene encoding phosphate ABC transporter ATP-binding protein PstB produces the protein MNLSSNSSGNQAILKVEDVNVFYSSNSPAVAGVNLEIFKNQITAFIGPSGCGKSTILRCFNRLNDLIEGARVKGSITFNGHNLYDDKIDPVAVRRHIGMVFQRPNPFPKSIYENIAFGPRINGFKGSKNDMDDLVEKSLRSAAIWDEVKDKLKESGLALSGGQQQRLCIARAIAVEPQVILMDEPCSALDPISTLRIEELMQELKQKFTLVIVTHNMQQASRSADMTAFFNTELSDSGKRMGKLVEIDRTSVIFSSPKQVATEEYISGRFG, from the coding sequence ATGAACTTAAGCAGCAATTCTTCTGGGAATCAGGCAATTTTAAAAGTAGAGGACGTTAACGTTTTCTATAGCTCCAACTCACCAGCAGTTGCGGGAGTTAACTTAGAAATCTTTAAAAATCAAATTACCGCTTTTATTGGGCCCTCTGGCTGTGGTAAAAGCACAATTTTGAGATGTTTTAATCGTCTCAATGATTTGATTGAGGGCGCAAGAGTTAAAGGATCAATTACCTTTAACGGACATAATCTTTACGATGATAAAATTGATCCTGTGGCAGTTCGTCGTCACATTGGGATGGTGTTTCAACGCCCTAATCCATTTCCAAAATCAATTTACGAAAACATCGCCTTTGGTCCTCGAATTAATGGATTTAAAGGATCTAAAAATGATATGGATGACTTAGTTGAGAAGTCATTAAGATCAGCTGCAATTTGGGATGAAGTTAAAGATAAGCTGAAAGAAAGTGGTTTAGCTCTTTCTGGCGGTCAACAACAACGTCTATGTATTGCCAGAGCGATCGCAGTGGAGCCACAGGTAATCTTGATGGATGAACCATGCTCAGCACTTGACCCGATCTCAACTTTGCGGATCGAAGAGCTAATGCAAGAACTCAAGCAAAAGTTTACGCTGGTCATCGTTACACACAACATGCAGCAAGCATCGCGATCGGCTGACATGACTGCTTTCTTTAATACTGAACTCAGCGATAGCGGTAAGCGCATGGGCAAACTAGTAGAAATTGATCGCACATCGGTTATCTTCAGCAGCCCTAAGCAAGTAGCTACTGAGGAATACATTAGCGGCAGATTTGGCTAA
- a CDS encoding YkgJ family cysteine cluster protein, which produces MATWQCISNCGACCNLDPKDRPDLADYLTADELQKYLSMVGSDGWCINFDRLNRKCTIYEQRPRFCRVEPETFYDMFGVEPEELDEFAIACCEENIESIYGERSLELIRFEQAVK; this is translated from the coding sequence ATGGCAACTTGGCAATGCATTAGCAACTGTGGCGCTTGCTGTAATCTCGACCCGAAAGATCGCCCTGACCTTGCAGATTACCTCACCGCCGACGAACTTCAAAAATACTTAAGTATGGTGGGTAGCGACGGTTGGTGCATCAACTTCGATCGCCTCAACCGCAAATGTACAATCTATGAGCAAAGACCACGCTTTTGTCGAGTGGAACCTGAGACTTTCTATGACATGTTTGGCGTTGAGCCAGAAGAATTAGATGAGTTTGCGATCGCCTGTTGCGAAGAAAATATTGAGTCGATCTATGGAGAGCGATCGCTAGAACTCATACGTTTCGAGCAAGCAGTTAAATAA
- a CDS encoding phosphate ABC transporter substrate-binding protein PstS family protein, with protein MMSKKSINRNVVKFVAGVTLAAALASCSGSTTPTPGATSPAATPTTAMKDPVKEPATAPSNLSGNITIDGSSTVAPISKAVAEDFAKSNPGVKVPVGTSGTGGGFKKFCAGDIDIANASRPIKAKEAEDCKKNGVEFVELPVAVDGLTVVVNKENTWAKCLTVAELNTMWSPDSEGKITSWDQVRPDFPKEPIALFGAGADSGTFDYFTEAVNKKSKVIRKDYQPSEDDNITVKGVQGGKGAVGFFGVAYFEENAKKLTAIEVDGGKGCVAPTAENINSGKYSPLSRPLFIYVSKKALARPEVKAFADYYFKDLKVVKEVGYVPLPSDAVPKILERLSAGKTGTTFMDAPAGVSVAELLAKDLK; from the coding sequence ATGATGTCTAAAAAGAGTATCAATCGCAATGTAGTCAAGTTTGTAGCTGGTGTTACACTTGCCGCAGCGCTAGCATCCTGTAGCGGTAGCACCACCCCCACACCTGGTGCAACTAGCCCCGCAGCGACACCAACAACGGCTATGAAAGACCCCGTTAAGGAGCCTGCAACAGCACCTTCTAATCTATCTGGTAACATCACCATTGATGGTTCTAGCACCGTTGCCCCAATCAGCAAGGCTGTTGCTGAAGACTTCGCAAAATCAAACCCAGGTGTAAAAGTTCCTGTAGGTACAAGTGGTACTGGCGGTGGTTTTAAGAAATTCTGTGCTGGTGATATTGATATTGCTAATGCTTCTCGTCCAATCAAAGCCAAGGAAGCTGAAGATTGCAAGAAGAATGGCGTAGAATTTGTCGAATTACCTGTTGCTGTTGATGGTCTGACTGTCGTTGTTAACAAGGAAAATACTTGGGCAAAGTGTCTTACTGTTGCTGAATTGAACACCATGTGGAGTCCCGATTCAGAAGGTAAGATCACATCTTGGGATCAAGTTCGTCCTGATTTCCCCAAAGAACCAATTGCCCTCTTTGGAGCAGGTGCTGACTCTGGCACATTTGACTACTTTACCGAAGCCGTTAATAAAAAATCTAAGGTGATCCGTAAGGATTATCAGCCTAGTGAAGATGACAACATCACCGTCAAGGGTGTTCAAGGCGGAAAAGGTGCTGTGGGCTTCTTTGGAGTTGCTTACTTTGAAGAAAATGCTAAGAAGTTGACTGCGATCGAAGTTGATGGTGGCAAGGGTTGCGTTGCACCTACTGCTGAGAATATTAACTCTGGCAAATATTCTCCCTTGTCTCGTCCTTTGTTTATCTATGTGAGCAAGAAAGCTCTAGCACGACCTGAAGTCAAGGCTTTTGCTGATTACTACTTTAAAGATCTTAAGGTCGTCAAAGAAGTTGGTTATGTTCCGCTTCCTAGCGACGCTGTGCCTAAGATCCTTGAACGTTTGAGTGCTGGTAAGACTGGGACAACCTTTATGGATGCTCCTGCTGGCGTTTCCGTAGCTGAATTGCTTGCAAAAGACTTGAAATAA
- a CDS encoding tetratricopeptide repeat protein: protein MTPRSFTPQDATVVEGSQFEHYLILKDPEGQQRILLDSKSYVLGRSPENDIVLRSQSVSREHATLIGIPVQAPLIQLFRLSDGTPEKGKSTNGLLINGEIRDSWILMHGDEIVFSSNTVAIYRIEPEPPYAQGKAAIFLECLQELSQKDSKSGKYIDAENYLEQILVISQNLYGESDPHVANCLIDLAALSYSQNQFDKTEKLFLKAIAIRKQALGEEHPDVISAMLDLAAIYNSQALYTKAESLFLQALEIKKKVLGIEHPEIAASLVDLAAIYYSQNRYQEVKHLYEQAIKIYKRYPENKYPNIFSVRKKLASIKKKLRPKWLSLNVLVPASLILLSGVIAYTFFVPKADITCVKVLPDGSTKSISGDECRQISK from the coding sequence ATGACTCCCAGATCCTTTACTCCTCAAGATGCGACCGTAGTTGAAGGCAGTCAATTTGAGCATTATCTGATTTTGAAAGATCCTGAAGGACAGCAACGGATTTTACTAGATAGTAAGAGCTATGTACTTGGGCGATCGCCAGAAAATGATATTGTCTTGCGATCGCAGTCAGTGTCGCGCGAACATGCAACTTTAATAGGAATTCCTGTACAAGCTCCTTTAATTCAATTATTTCGGCTTAGTGATGGTACTCCTGAAAAAGGGAAAAGCACTAATGGCTTGTTGATTAATGGGGAAATACGCGATTCATGGATATTAATGCATGGAGATGAAATTGTTTTTAGTAGCAATACTGTTGCTATTTATCGAATTGAGCCTGAGCCGCCCTATGCTCAAGGGAAGGCTGCCATTTTCCTGGAATGTTTACAAGAGTTATCTCAAAAAGATAGCAAGTCTGGCAAGTATATTGATGCTGAAAACTATCTTGAGCAAATATTAGTTATAAGCCAAAATCTGTATGGAGAATCTGATCCCCATGTTGCTAATTGCTTAATAGATTTAGCAGCTCTTAGTTATTCACAAAACCAATTTGATAAAACCGAAAAACTATTTCTAAAAGCGATCGCCATTCGTAAGCAGGCTCTAGGGGAAGAGCATCCTGATGTCATATCTGCAATGCTCGACTTAGCCGCAATTTATAATTCTCAAGCTTTGTATACAAAAGCAGAATCATTGTTTTTACAAGCTTTAGAAATCAAAAAAAAGGTGTTAGGTATAGAGCATCCAGAAATTGCGGCTAGTTTAGTAGATCTAGCAGCAATTTACTATTCTCAAAATCGCTACCAAGAGGTCAAACATCTTTATGAGCAAGCAATTAAAATCTATAAGAGATATCCTGAAAATAAGTATCCAAATATTTTTTCAGTTCGGAAAAAATTAGCCAGTATCAAGAAGAAATTACGTCCGAAATGGCTATCTTTAAATGTTCTAGTTCCTGCTTCTTTGATATTGCTTTCAGGTGTTATTGCATATACTTTCTTTGTTCCAAAAGCAGATATTACCTGCGTTAAGGTTCTACCAGATGGTAGTACTAAATCTATATCTGGTGATGAATGTCGCCAAATTAGTAAATAG
- the pstA gene encoding phosphate ABC transporter permease PstA, translating to MSNGIDILENIDGQPSESKFEPKLESRQLWGKIFSAFCIFATSLGLVVLAYLIYQVVSDGSSRLNWDLFQLYPSRRPLESGYKAAILGSVAMLAYVLVLVIPLGVCSAIYLEEYAKKNWLSELIELNIYNLAGIPSIIYGLLGLGLFVRGIYSGRAVLVTGILTITLLILPPVIVISREAIRAVPQSVRQASYGVGATKWQTIRHHVLPSALPGILTAVIISTSRGIGETAPIVVLGAGTVLFDPKASPINFGALFSGNIGGVFTDTLWSNDNFFSVLPYQIYEWVGDPKPEFQTLASAGIVVLLVLVLGMNLVAIFLRSRAK from the coding sequence ATGAGTAACGGAATCGATATATTAGAAAATATTGACGGACAACCTAGCGAATCAAAATTTGAGCCAAAGCTCGAATCAAGACAGTTATGGGGCAAAATATTTTCCGCATTTTGTATTTTTGCAACATCTCTTGGATTGGTTGTCCTTGCATACTTAATTTATCAAGTTGTTAGTGATGGTTCTAGTCGCCTTAACTGGGATCTGTTTCAGCTATATCCATCGCGCCGTCCTTTAGAATCTGGATATAAAGCTGCAATTCTGGGTTCGGTAGCGATGCTTGCCTATGTATTGGTGTTGGTGATTCCCCTTGGAGTTTGCTCGGCAATTTATTTGGAAGAATACGCCAAGAAAAATTGGTTGTCTGAGTTAATTGAGCTAAATATCTATAACTTAGCTGGTATTCCCTCGATTATTTACGGTTTATTGGGATTAGGGCTTTTTGTCCGTGGTATTTATAGCGGTCGGGCTGTATTAGTTACAGGAATCCTTACGATTACCTTACTAATTTTGCCGCCAGTTATTGTTATTTCTAGAGAAGCAATCCGCGCTGTTCCGCAATCAGTCCGTCAAGCTTCTTATGGAGTCGGCGCAACCAAGTGGCAAACAATTCGCCATCACGTTTTACCTAGCGCTTTACCAGGGATTTTGACTGCTGTGATTATCTCAACCTCTAGAGGTATAGGCGAGACTGCGCCAATAGTTGTTCTCGGAGCTGGTACGGTTTTATTTGACCCCAAAGCTTCGCCCATCAACTTTGGAGCTTTGTTCAGTGGTAATATAGGAGGTGTATTTACCGATACATTATGGTCAAACGATAACTTCTTTTCCGTTCTCCCATACCAAATTTATGAGTGGGTTGGAGATCCGAAACCAGAATTTCAGACACTAGCTTCCGCAGGCATCGTCGTGCTTTTAGTCTTAGTTTTAGGCATGAACTTAGTTGCCATATTTTTACGCAGTCGGGCAAAGTAG
- a CDS encoding alpha/beta fold hydrolase yields MVLTSTESIAGQYWLWREQKIYFVKAGNNSSRPPLLLVHGFGASTDHWRKNISELSQDFEVYAIDLLGFGRSQKPAWQYSGNLWRDQLHDFITEKIQRPTVIAGNSLGGYSSLCVAADYPQSLAGVILLNSAGPFTDTNPLGAKKVNPIQKAITPALQKVLRQPWANQLLFNFVRQKSRIRSTLKKVYLDQSAVTDQLVEDIYRPSCDQGAAQVFASVFSTPQGKKVDELLGAMSSPLLMIWGEGDPWMNSHARGVKFREFYPSLTEHYINAGHCPHDESPEIVNGLIRDWYLSL; encoded by the coding sequence ATGGTTTTAACAAGTACTGAATCGATCGCTGGTCAATATTGGCTATGGCGTGAACAAAAAATTTATTTTGTCAAAGCGGGAAACAATTCTTCGCGTCCACCGCTGCTATTAGTTCATGGATTTGGTGCATCAACTGATCATTGGCGCAAGAATATCTCAGAACTTAGTCAAGATTTTGAGGTATATGCGATTGATTTGTTAGGCTTTGGGCGATCGCAAAAACCTGCATGGCAATATAGTGGCAATCTTTGGCGCGATCAGCTCCATGATTTTATTACCGAAAAAATTCAACGTCCAACCGTAATTGCTGGTAACTCCCTTGGTGGTTATTCTTCGTTATGTGTAGCTGCTGATTATCCACAATCATTGGCAGGTGTGATCTTACTTAATAGTGCGGGGCCATTTACAGATACCAATCCTCTTGGGGCTAAGAAAGTAAATCCAATCCAAAAAGCGATCACCCCAGCCTTGCAGAAAGTCTTACGCCAGCCTTGGGCAAATCAATTGTTATTTAACTTCGTCCGTCAAAAATCCCGTATTCGTAGCACTTTAAAAAAAGTCTATTTAGATCAATCTGCTGTTACCGATCAATTAGTTGAAGATATTTATCGTCCTTCCTGTGATCAGGGCGCTGCACAAGTTTTTGCGTCAGTATTTAGTACACCGCAAGGCAAAAAAGTCGATGAGTTACTAGGAGCAATGAGTAGCCCATTGTTGATGATTTGGGGAGAAGGTGATCCTTGGATGAATTCCCATGCTAGGGGTGTAAAATTTCGTGAGTTTTATCCATCACTCACAGAACATTACATTAATGCAGGACATTGCCCCCATGATGAAAGTCCAGAAATCGTGAATGGATTAATTCGTGATTGGTATTTGTCTCTATAG
- the pstC gene encoding phosphate ABC transporter permease subunit PstC has protein sequence MTSPVNPPQVEDLDLYQRRDRNIKESAIGYALLFCAFVSVLTTVAIIYVLASETISFFGKASIGEFLFGKTLENGNYSCSWTPQFAEKGFCVWPTVNGTIMVALIAMLVATPLGLATAVYLSEYASPRLSKFLRPVIELLAGVPTVVYGYFALTVVTPILSKLIPGLQGFNALSAGLIMGVMIIPTIASISTDAMIAVPSSLREAAYGLGSTKKEVATGIVFPAALSGICAAIILGISRAVGETMIVAIAAGQRPVLTLDPRETVGTMTAYIAQVAKGDSRVGSVEYQALFAVGMTLFLITLLLNIISKQISKRFQETYE, from the coding sequence ATGACAAGTCCAGTAAATCCACCTCAGGTTGAAGATCTCGACCTTTATCAACGCCGCGATCGCAATATTAAAGAGAGTGCGATCGGCTATGCGTTGCTTTTTTGTGCTTTCGTTTCTGTACTGACTACAGTTGCGATTATTTATGTTCTTGCCTCAGAAACAATTAGCTTTTTCGGTAAAGCTAGTATTGGTGAGTTTTTATTTGGCAAAACTTTGGAAAATGGCAACTACAGCTGTAGTTGGACACCCCAGTTTGCGGAAAAAGGCTTTTGCGTTTGGCCAACAGTTAATGGCACAATCATGGTGGCTCTAATTGCCATGCTAGTCGCAACCCCTCTAGGACTAGCAACTGCTGTTTATTTGTCAGAATACGCATCACCAAGATTGAGTAAATTTTTACGTCCAGTTATTGAGTTGCTAGCTGGCGTACCTACAGTTGTGTACGGATACTTTGCACTAACAGTTGTTACCCCGATTTTAAGCAAGCTGATTCCTGGGCTGCAAGGATTTAATGCTCTTAGCGCAGGGTTGATCATGGGCGTGATGATTATCCCCACGATCGCATCAATAAGTACTGATGCAATGATCGCTGTACCAAGCTCCCTGAGAGAAGCCGCCTATGGTCTTGGTTCAACCAAAAAAGAAGTTGCCACTGGGATTGTTTTTCCAGCGGCTTTATCTGGTATTTGTGCTGCCATAATTTTGGGCATATCCCGCGCTGTGGGTGAGACGATGATTGTTGCGATCGCTGCTGGTCAAAGACCAGTTTTGACTCTCGATCCAAGAGAAACAGTTGGCACAATGACAGCCTATATTGCTCAAGTTGCCAAGGGCGATTCACGAGTTGGTAGTGTAGAGTACCAAGCCCTTTTTGCGGTTGGGATGACGCTATTTCTGATCACTCTTCTTCTTAACATTATCAGTAAGCAAATTAGCAAACGTTTCCAAGAAACCTATGAGTAA
- the rimO gene encoding 30S ribosomal protein S12 methylthiotransferase RimO produces MVNLVQTVKPTIAFSHLGCEKNRVDTEHMLGLLVQAGYQVDSNEELADYVIVNTCSFIEDARRESVRTLVELADMGKRIVIAGCMAQHFQQELLDEIPEAVALVGTGDYQKIVDVIERAEKGERVKEVTQVPTYIADDTVPRYRTTNEAVAYVRVAEGCDYRCAFCIIPHLRGDQRSRSIESIVTECDRLAAEGVKEIILISQITTNYGLDIYGQPRLAELLTALGQVDVPWIRMHYAYPTGLTPKVINAMKSTPNVVPYLDLPLQHSHPDVLRAMNRPWQGRINDKIMEQLKAALPNAVTRTTFIVGFPDETEEQFEHLLEFVKRHEFDHVGVFTFSAEEGTPAFDLPNQLPEEVKQDRRDRIMAAQQEISLKNNQLEIGKTVDVLIEQENPDTGELIGRSARFAPDVDGVVYVRDPLGKATLGSMFSVKITAADHYDLFGEIV; encoded by the coding sequence ATGGTCAATCTGGTTCAAACCGTCAAACCCACCATCGCTTTCTCTCACTTGGGTTGTGAAAAGAACCGCGTCGATACTGAACACATGCTGGGCTTGTTAGTGCAAGCTGGTTATCAAGTTGATAGCAACGAAGAATTAGCAGACTATGTGATCGTCAATACCTGTAGCTTTATCGAAGATGCTCGTCGCGAATCCGTGCGGACATTGGTTGAGCTTGCCGATATGGGCAAACGCATCGTCATCGCTGGCTGTATGGCGCAACATTTTCAGCAAGAACTACTGGATGAAATTCCTGAAGCCGTTGCTCTAGTTGGTACTGGCGACTATCAAAAAATTGTCGATGTAATTGAACGTGCTGAGAAAGGCGAACGAGTCAAAGAAGTTACTCAAGTTCCTACCTATATCGCTGATGATACTGTACCTCGCTATCGCACTACCAATGAAGCTGTCGCCTATGTCCGCGTTGCTGAAGGTTGTGACTATCGTTGTGCCTTTTGCATCATTCCCCATTTGCGCGGCGATCAGCGATCGCGATCAATTGAGTCGATTGTGACTGAATGCGATCGCTTAGCCGCCGAAGGCGTAAAAGAAATTATTTTGATTTCGCAAATCACTACTAACTATGGCTTAGATATTTATGGACAGCCACGACTCGCTGAACTTTTAACCGCTCTTGGGCAAGTAGATGTACCTTGGATCAGGATGCATTATGCCTATCCCACGGGTTTGACTCCAAAAGTAATCAACGCGATGAAGTCCACACCTAACGTGGTTCCTTATCTGGATTTGCCTTTGCAGCATTCACATCCTGATGTGCTAAGAGCGATGAATCGTCCTTGGCAAGGGCGGATCAATGACAAGATTATGGAGCAACTCAAAGCCGCACTGCCAAATGCTGTGACCCGTACTACCTTTATTGTCGGATTTCCCGATGAAACTGAGGAGCAGTTTGAGCATTTACTAGAATTTGTGAAGCGCCATGAATTTGATCATGTCGGCGTATTTACGTTTTCGGCAGAAGAAGGGACACCTGCCTTTGATCTGCCCAACCAATTACCCGAAGAAGTCAAACAAGACCGCCGCGATCGCATCATGGCTGCTCAACAGGAAATTTCTTTAAAGAATAACCAGTTAGAGATCGGTAAAACCGTTGATGTGCTGATCGAGCAAGAAAATCCTGATACAGGTGAACTAATTGGGCGATCGGCAAGATTTGCTCCTGATGTTGATGGTGTGGTCTATGTTCGCGATCCCCTTGGCAAAGCAACTCTTGGCTCCATGTTTTCCGTCAAAATTACCGCCGCCGATCATTATGATCTATTCGGTGAAATAGTCTAG